From the genome of Haloterrigena sp. KLK7, one region includes:
- a CDS encoding TrkA family potassium uptake protein, which translates to MRFVIIGAGRVGLRTARVLRDEGHEVTMIERDEARVRRARDQEFPVVEGDGSREDILEEAGVRDADALGALTGDLNVNFTACMIANHYGCRTIMRIDEAYREGIYRKYADAVDEVIYPERLGAIGAKNALLGGTIRAIADIAPHLQVVELTITDAAPVNGYTISELQLPADATLLAFGKRDQPLGLPDADLSLENGDRLIVLADFDVLSEVRQLLVGESAATAAANAGSGSSSAATDLSSETDTGGVN; encoded by the coding sequence ATGCGGTTCGTGATTATCGGGGCAGGACGGGTCGGCCTGCGCACGGCGCGCGTCTTGCGCGACGAGGGCCACGAGGTAACGATGATCGAACGCGACGAGGCGAGGGTTCGCCGCGCTCGCGACCAGGAGTTCCCCGTCGTCGAGGGCGACGGCTCCCGCGAGGACATCCTCGAGGAGGCCGGCGTTCGCGACGCCGACGCGTTGGGCGCGCTGACCGGCGATCTGAACGTCAACTTCACCGCCTGCATGATCGCCAACCACTACGGCTGCCGAACGATCATGCGCATCGACGAGGCCTACCGCGAGGGGATCTACCGCAAGTACGCCGACGCCGTCGACGAGGTGATCTACCCCGAACGCCTCGGCGCTATCGGCGCGAAAAACGCGCTGCTGGGCGGGACGATCCGCGCGATCGCGGACATCGCGCCCCACCTGCAGGTCGTCGAACTCACGATCACCGACGCGGCCCCCGTCAACGGCTACACGATCAGCGAACTGCAACTCCCCGCCGACGCGACCCTCCTCGCGTTCGGCAAGCGCGACCAGCCGCTCGGGCTCCCCGACGCGGACCTCTCGCTCGAGAACGGCGACCGCCTCATCGTCCTCGCGGACTTCGACGTCCTGAGCGAGGTCCGCCAACTGCTGGTCGGCGAATCGGCGGCCACGGCGGCCGCGAACGCGGGTTCGGGCTCGAGTTCGGCGGCGACGGACCTGTCGTCGGAGACGGACACCGGAGGTGTCAACTGA